A stretch of Peteryoungia algae DNA encodes these proteins:
- a CDS encoding FkbM family methyltransferase — MMGLVDRFSTSLGLARSLVVYYGQPWRRSALRRFYSSIVNPGELVFDIGAHVGSRSSTLLSLGANVVAVEPQPAFAEFIERRFAAHLTGFERVAVGRMAGEIDLLISSRHPTVTSISSRFVETVGQSKGFSQVVWDRKVTVPMVTLDHLIAKYGLPAFCKIDVEGAEAEILHGLTKPIPLIAFEYIPAMPSVASNAIDRLMGLGAYRFNRVVGERHRFVSERWKTADELLVELSQMPTEGASGDVYARLDRQ, encoded by the coding sequence ATGATGGGCCTCGTTGACCGCTTCTCGACGTCCCTCGGGCTGGCGCGCTCGCTGGTTGTCTATTACGGCCAGCCCTGGCGGCGCTCGGCACTGCGCCGGTTCTACAGCTCCATCGTCAATCCCGGTGAACTCGTCTTCGATATCGGCGCCCACGTCGGCAGCCGCAGCAGCACATTGCTCTCCCTTGGGGCGAACGTGGTCGCAGTCGAGCCGCAGCCGGCCTTTGCCGAATTCATCGAGCGCCGCTTTGCCGCGCACCTGACCGGCTTCGAACGCGTGGCGGTGGGGCGCATGGCGGGTGAGATTGATCTGCTGATCTCGAGCCGTCATCCGACGGTGACGAGCATTTCGAGCCGCTTCGTCGAGACCGTCGGTCAGAGCAAGGGCTTTTCGCAGGTCGTCTGGGATCGCAAGGTGACGGTCCCGATGGTGACGCTCGACCACCTGATCGCGAAATACGGACTACCGGCCTTCTGCAAGATCGACGTTGAGGGCGCCGAGGCGGAAATTCTGCACGGTCTCACGAAACCGATCCCGCTGATCGCCTTTGAATACATTCCCGCAATGCCCTCGGTTGCGTCCAATGCAATCGACCGCTTGATGGGCCTGGGAGCCTATAGATTCAACCGCGTCGTCGGAGAACGGCATCGCTTCGTGTCCGAGCGTTGGAAGACGGCGGACGAGTTGCTCGTCGAACTCTCGCAGATGCCGACAGAGGGTGCCTCGGGCGACGTCTATGCCCGGCTCGATCGGCAATGA
- the pobA gene encoding 4-hydroxybenzoate 3-monooxygenase, with product MRTKVAIIGSGPSGLLLGQLLTNAGVDNVIVDRVGKDHILSRVRAGVLEEGTVGLVDRAGIADPLHREGLPHDGFSLAFDGRDHRIDLFDLTGGKRVMVYGQTELTRDLIERRERDGGVTIYDAANVVPSGFDGDRPFISYEKDGVSHRIECDFIAGCDGFHGASRKAVPDDAIKTFEKIYPFGWFGILADVPPVNHELIYANHPRGFALCSMRSETRSRYYVQCSLDDTVEMWSDERFWDEIRRRLPAHHAEAMVTGQSFEKSIAPLRSFVAEPMRFGRLFLVGDAAHIVPPTGAKGLNLAASDVYYLIEGLLEHYQEKSDAALDAYSPRALKRVWKAVRFSWSMTTLLHRFPDTGDFGQKIQEAELDYLTHSRAASSAMAENYVGLPY from the coding sequence ATGCGGACCAAGGTTGCCATCATCGGGTCGGGCCCTTCCGGCCTGCTTCTGGGACAGCTCCTGACCAATGCTGGCGTCGACAACGTGATCGTGGATCGCGTTGGCAAGGACCACATCCTCTCGCGCGTTCGCGCCGGTGTTCTTGAAGAAGGTACCGTTGGCCTCGTGGATCGCGCTGGCATTGCGGATCCCCTGCACCGCGAAGGTCTGCCGCATGACGGCTTCTCGTTGGCCTTTGACGGCCGCGATCATCGCATCGATCTCTTCGACCTGACCGGCGGAAAGCGAGTCATGGTCTATGGTCAGACGGAGCTGACGCGCGACCTGATCGAGCGTCGCGAGCGTGATGGCGGCGTGACGATCTATGACGCTGCCAATGTCGTGCCCTCAGGTTTCGACGGGGACCGCCCCTTCATCAGTTATGAGAAGGATGGCGTCAGTCATCGCATCGAATGTGATTTCATCGCAGGCTGTGACGGGTTTCATGGCGCAAGCCGCAAGGCGGTGCCGGACGATGCGATCAAGACCTTCGAGAAGATCTACCCGTTCGGCTGGTTTGGCATCCTCGCCGATGTGCCGCCGGTCAATCACGAACTCATCTACGCCAATCACCCGCGTGGCTTCGCCCTGTGTTCCATGCGCTCGGAAACCCGCAGTCGCTACTATGTTCAGTGCTCGCTCGACGATACGGTCGAGATGTGGTCGGACGAGCGCTTCTGGGATGAGATCCGCCGCCGCCTGCCGGCCCATCACGCCGAGGCCATGGTGACGGGTCAAAGTTTCGAGAAATCGATCGCACCACTGCGCTCTTTCGTCGCCGAGCCCATGCGCTTCGGTCGGCTTTTCCTGGTCGGCGATGCGGCCCATATCGTCCCGCCCACGGGCGCGAAGGGGCTCAATCTCGCGGCCTCAGACGTGTACTATCTCATCGAAGGCCTGCTGGAGCACTATCAGGAAAAATCCGATGCCGCGCTCGACGCCTATTCGCCTCGTGCACTCAAGCGTGTCTGGAAGGCAGTTCGCTTCTCCTGGTCCATGACCACATTGCTGCACCGTTTCCCCGATACGGGCGACTTCGGGCAGAAGATCCAGGAAGCCGAACTCGACTATCTGACCCATTCTCGCGCGGCATCCTCGGCCATGGCCGAGAACTATGTAGGTTTGCCCTACTGA
- a CDS encoding lysylphosphatidylglycerol synthase transmembrane domain-containing protein, which yields MPLLRLLAALALVAFLAFLVSGTDFEALKDGFKQVSAAHVIAGLMLVQIQIAVSALRWRFTAARLGEAMSLPLAVSEYYVASFLNQTLPGGVAGDAVRAYRMRSEGPGGWKRPTKAVLFERLSGQMAFFVLALGGLFIWPQVLGGEDAGRLSLHIALGFILVAAALGGGMNVIKRRFSWIGQLADEVGAVFVRDGALFIQAGMSLLIVGTYVAGFFLASDAVGAPLPWTAALTVIPLSLIVMLIPAGMGGWGTREAAAMALWPLIGATSTEGLAASIVYGGLSLAGALPGLAILSLETIRGKPRRA from the coding sequence TTGCCCCTGCTGCGCCTCCTTGCTGCCCTCGCACTCGTTGCCTTTCTGGCATTCCTGGTTTCTGGAACGGATTTCGAGGCCCTGAAGGATGGCTTCAAGCAGGTATCGGCGGCACATGTGATCGCCGGTCTCATGCTCGTCCAGATCCAGATCGCCGTCTCGGCTCTGCGCTGGCGCTTCACGGCCGCGCGGCTCGGTGAGGCCATGTCCCTGCCGCTCGCCGTCAGCGAATATTATGTTGCAAGCTTTCTCAACCAGACCCTCCCCGGCGGGGTGGCCGGCGATGCCGTCCGCGCCTATCGGATGCGAAGTGAAGGACCCGGCGGCTGGAAACGGCCGACAAAGGCTGTCCTGTTCGAGCGACTGTCCGGACAAATGGCCTTCTTCGTGCTGGCCCTGGGCGGCCTCTTCATCTGGCCACAGGTTCTTGGCGGCGAGGATGCGGGCCGGCTCTCGCTTCACATCGCTCTCGGCTTCATTCTCGTTGCCGCCGCACTCGGTGGCGGCATGAATGTCATCAAGCGACGTTTCTCGTGGATCGGGCAACTCGCGGACGAGGTGGGCGCCGTCTTCGTTCGCGACGGGGCACTGTTCATTCAAGCAGGCATGAGCCTGCTGATCGTTGGAACGTATGTCGCGGGCTTTTTCCTTGCAAGCGATGCGGTCGGAGCGCCGCTTCCCTGGACGGCAGCGCTGACCGTCATTCCGCTCAGCCTGATCGTCATGCTGATACCCGCCGGCATGGGCGGGTGGGGGACCCGTGAAGCAGCCGCGATGGCGCTCTGGCCGCTCATCGGCGCCACGTCGACCGAGGGGCTTGCGGCCAGCATCGTTTATGGCGGCCTGTCGCTCGCCGGCGCCCTGCCAGGACTTGCAATCCTCTCGCTCGAAACGATCCGTGGCAAGCCTCGCCGAGCCTGA
- the ribA gene encoding GTP cyclohydrolase II RibA, which translates to MSKSSQPAFQFPTAAIEVERAVSELRYGRPVVISEGDRKIAALALDCVAPSLFDQFAAVTENRHGLLLTAPRASRLGIGRDLDVVTPLAGLSFDAASRLAYALGAEKPALWQPADALATQSAELARLALLLPAMVLADVTQIHDRFAGCCEIASSRLKGADAARQRFDKVVRTRVPLKDLGDADFVVFRGGLAQKDQVAIVVGKPDVSKTVPIRIHSSCITGDLCGSLKCDCGDQLRNGLALLKQAGGGVLLYLDQEGRGTGIGAKMRAYGYQHLGLDTIDADAELGLAEDHRRYEAAVAMLRLLDISKVAVYTNNPTKIAGLELGGIEVEARAAVTGRVTAENENYLRTKTLRAGHLMDLETLVAAE; encoded by the coding sequence ATGTCGAAATCCAGCCAGCCCGCTTTCCAGTTCCCTACCGCTGCGATCGAAGTTGAACGTGCGGTATCGGAGCTTCGTTATGGCCGTCCAGTGGTGATCAGCGAGGGTGATAGGAAGATTGCGGCTCTTGCGCTTGATTGCGTTGCGCCCTCCCTTTTCGACCAGTTCGCTGCGGTCACCGAGAACCGTCACGGCCTTCTGTTGACTGCGCCCCGCGCGAGCCGCCTCGGTATCGGCAGGGACCTTGATGTGGTCACGCCGCTTGCCGGTCTTTCCTTCGATGCTGCGTCGCGCCTCGCTTACGCACTTGGCGCGGAAAAGCCCGCACTCTGGCAGCCGGCAGATGCCTTGGCGACACAGTCTGCCGAGCTTGCACGTCTGGCGCTCTTGCTGCCGGCCATGGTCCTGGCTGACGTCACACAGATCCACGATCGTTTCGCCGGATGCTGCGAAATCGCCTCAAGTCGATTGAAGGGCGCCGATGCGGCGCGCCAGCGTTTCGACAAGGTTGTGCGCACCCGGGTCCCGCTCAAGGATCTCGGCGATGCCGATTTCGTCGTCTTCCGTGGCGGTCTCGCTCAGAAGGATCAGGTGGCGATCGTGGTTGGCAAGCCGGATGTCTCCAAGACGGTGCCGATCCGCATTCACTCCTCCTGCATTACGGGTGATCTCTGCGGCTCGCTGAAATGCGATTGTGGTGACCAGCTTCGCAACGGCCTGGCGCTTCTCAAGCAGGCCGGCGGCGGCGTCCTTCTCTATCTCGATCAGGAAGGGCGCGGCACCGGCATCGGCGCCAAGATGCGCGCCTATGGTTATCAGCACCTGGGTCTGGACACGATCGATGCCGATGCTGAACTCGGGCTTGCGGAAGATCACCGACGTTATGAGGCAGCTGTCGCCATGCTGCGTCTCCTCGATATCTCGAAGGTCGCCGTTTACACCAACAACCCGACCAAGATCGCCGGCCTCGAGCTTGGCGGTATCGAGGTCGAGGCACGGGCCGCGGTCACGGGACGTGTGACTGCGGAAAACGAGAACTACCTGCGTACAAAGACCCTGCGTGCCGGCCACCTGATGGACCTGGAAACGCTGGTCGCTGCAGAATAA
- a CDS encoding MarR family winged helix-turn-helix transcriptional regulator yields MTRHNDLKPANDDDVFEVGSPLRTGRLNEILGFHLRMANVAIYQDYSAAMGDLGLTQKQFAVLELIAANPKVSQIDIANQLSMDRATMMALVNRLEGRDLLVRKPSSVDRRRQELLLTANGIEVLKQARNIQEQHELRFTERFSPEELEIFIDSLKRIYSDILPVLPQSD; encoded by the coding sequence ATGACCAGACATAATGACCTGAAGCCGGCGAATGACGACGATGTTTTCGAAGTCGGCTCCCCGCTGCGCACAGGACGCCTCAATGAAATTCTCGGCTTCCATTTGCGCATGGCCAATGTCGCCATCTACCAGGACTATTCGGCTGCCATGGGCGATCTGGGGCTGACCCAGAAACAGTTTGCCGTGCTCGAACTGATCGCGGCCAATCCCAAGGTCAGCCAGATCGACATCGCCAATCAGCTCAGCATGGACCGTGCCACGATGATGGCGCTGGTCAACCGGCTGGAGGGGCGCGACCTCCTGGTGCGCAAACCTTCATCGGTCGACAGGCGGCGTCAGGAACTTCTCCTGACGGCGAACGGCATCGAGGTTCTGAAACAGGCGCGCAACATCCAGGAACAGCACGAATTGCGCTTTACCGAGCGGTTTTCCCCCGAAGAGCTCGAGATTTTCATCGACAGCCTGAAGCGCATCTATTCCGACATCTTGCCTGTTCTGCCCCAGTCCGACTGA
- a CDS encoding aldehyde dehydrogenase translates to MHVSLLINGVETSAAGGRTFTRINPFTQEVATTASAASLEDAAAAVDAAAAAFPAWSRTGPGERRKILLKAADIMESKTAEFSELVIAETGATGHWGAFNVMVAASMLREAASMTTQISGEVIPSNKPGSLSMGMRQAVGVCLGIAPWNAPIILGTRAVAMPLACGNTVILKASEQCPGTHRLIAQCLVEAGLPSGAISVITNAPEDAAKIVEALITNPAVKRVNFTGSTKVGKIIGELCGRNLKPALLELGGKAPLVILDDADIDAAVNAAAFGAFANMGQICMSTERIIVDDKIADEFVAKLAAKASKLPAGDPKGHVVLGSLISLESAKKMDDLIVDAVSKGAKLVAGGKREGSVVEATLLDNVTPDMRMYQEESFGPVKPIIRVKDEEEAIRVANDTEYGLSGAVFSRDIRRALAVAARIESGICHINGPTVFDEPQMPFGGVKGSGYGRFGGKAAITEFTELRWITIEDPNQHYPF, encoded by the coding sequence ATGCATGTTTCGCTGTTGATCAACGGCGTGGAGACGTCTGCCGCAGGCGGGCGGACTTTCACGCGCATCAATCCCTTTACTCAGGAAGTCGCGACCACGGCGTCCGCCGCCAGTCTGGAAGATGCGGCCGCGGCCGTCGATGCGGCCGCTGCAGCCTTCCCGGCATGGTCCAGAACCGGCCCGGGGGAGCGTCGCAAGATCCTCTTGAAGGCCGCCGACATCATGGAGTCGAAAACGGCCGAGTTCTCCGAACTCGTCATTGCCGAGACCGGCGCGACCGGCCACTGGGGTGCCTTCAATGTCATGGTCGCCGCCAGCATGCTGCGCGAGGCGGCCTCGATGACCACCCAGATTTCCGGCGAGGTCATTCCGTCGAACAAGCCGGGTTCGCTGTCGATGGGCATGCGCCAGGCCGTGGGCGTCTGCCTTGGCATCGCGCCGTGGAACGCGCCGATCATCCTCGGGACGCGCGCTGTCGCCATGCCGCTCGCCTGCGGCAACACCGTGATCCTCAAGGCCTCCGAGCAGTGCCCGGGCACCCATCGCCTGATCGCCCAGTGCCTGGTCGAGGCAGGTCTCCCGTCGGGCGCCATCAGCGTCATCACCAATGCACCTGAGGATGCAGCCAAGATCGTCGAAGCGCTGATCACCAATCCGGCGGTGAAGCGTGTCAATTTCACCGGCTCCACCAAGGTCGGCAAGATCATCGGGGAGCTTTGCGGACGCAACCTGAAACCGGCCCTGCTGGAGCTCGGTGGCAAGGCGCCGCTGGTCATTCTCGACGACGCCGATATCGATGCCGCGGTGAATGCGGCTGCCTTCGGCGCCTTCGCGAATATGGGCCAGATCTGCATGTCGACCGAGCGCATCATCGTCGACGATAAGATCGCCGACGAGTTTGTCGCAAAGCTCGCCGCCAAGGCTTCGAAGCTCCCTGCGGGGGACCCGAAGGGCCATGTCGTACTCGGCTCTCTGATCAGCCTGGAATCGGCCAAGAAGATGGACGATCTCATCGTTGATGCCGTTTCCAAGGGCGCAAAGCTCGTAGCTGGCGGCAAGCGCGAAGGCAGCGTCGTCGAAGCGACCCTGCTCGACAACGTGACGCCAGACATGCGCATGTATCAGGAAGAGAGCTTTGGCCCCGTCAAGCCGATCATCCGTGTGAAGGATGAGGAAGAGGCAATCCGCGTCGCCAACGACACCGAATACGGCCTGTCCGGCGCGGTCTTCAGCCGCGACATCCGCCGCGCGCTGGCAGTCGCTGCGCGCATTGAGTCCGGCATATGCCACATCAACGGCCCGACCGTGTTCGACGAACCGCAAATGCCGTTCGGCGGGGTCAAGGGCAGTGGTTACGGGCGCTTCGGCGGCAAGGCGGCGATCACCGAGTTCACCGAACTGCGCTGGATCACCATCGAGGATCCGAACCAGCACTACCCGTTCTGA
- a CDS encoding helix-turn-helix domain-containing protein: protein MKKRNSQLGDLIPTYDLYGEDDPSGSRFWVHCETIAARSALHHWEIGLHRHERYFQILLVTGGSGDAIFDGETVRFEPMSLVTVPPAVGHGFRFSPDIEGYVFTFLASRLPVRPGEPSAFGDFLSAPRITRLPQETGEGKLIIDHLLRVATEWEGRLTGRTVLMETGLAASLALTARIAAQDQTEAEGTDENDRRIEAFSALLHREVRNHRPASFYASALGITPTHLNRVLKAKTGLGTQDLVARRLIEEAQRELLFTPGSVKQIAFRLGFSDPAYFSRFFSRQTGMTPGAWRRQEQTRIGSRNDEPGGIRER from the coding sequence ATGAAGAAACGCAACTCTCAGCTTGGCGACCTAATACCGACCTATGACCTCTATGGCGAAGATGATCCGTCGGGCTCGCGCTTTTGGGTGCACTGCGAAACGATTGCGGCCAGAAGCGCCCTCCATCACTGGGAAATCGGCCTGCATCGACACGAGCGCTACTTTCAGATCCTGCTGGTGACCGGTGGATCGGGCGACGCCATCTTCGACGGCGAAACTGTGCGTTTCGAACCGATGTCTCTCGTGACCGTTCCGCCGGCAGTCGGACACGGGTTTCGTTTTTCACCTGATATCGAGGGTTATGTCTTCACCTTTCTCGCGAGCCGCCTGCCCGTCCGTCCAGGGGAGCCGAGTGCCTTCGGCGACTTTCTTTCGGCGCCTCGGATCACGCGCCTGCCGCAAGAGACCGGTGAAGGTAAGTTGATCATCGATCATCTCCTGCGGGTCGCCACCGAATGGGAGGGACGGCTGACCGGCCGAACCGTGCTGATGGAGACGGGTCTTGCGGCTTCACTCGCGCTCACCGCGCGGATCGCCGCGCAGGACCAGACGGAGGCCGAAGGTACGGACGAGAACGACCGCAGGATCGAAGCCTTCTCGGCGCTGCTTCACCGGGAAGTGCGCAATCACCGGCCCGCATCCTTCTATGCCAGCGCACTTGGCATCACGCCGACGCATCTCAACCGGGTGCTGAAGGCAAAGACCGGTCTCGGGACGCAGGATCTGGTGGCGCGACGACTGATCGAGGAGGCGCAAAGGGAATTGCTGTTCACACCGGGCAGCGTCAAGCAGATCGCCTTTCGTCTCGGCTTTTCCGACCCCGCCTATTTCTCCCGTTTCTTCAGCCGCCAGACCGGAATGACGCCCGGCGCCTGGCGGCGGCAGGAACAGACGCGGATTGGATCGCGCAACGACGAGCCGGGCGGCATCAGGGAGCGCTGA
- a CDS encoding CDP-alcohol phosphatidyltransferase family protein has translation MASEPERLGGVDFVGSWGVSRSAFASRLLERRGLLNDTLAILSGLLAGTGVVAVLASFVLPVGWDFVASVIVSLALMFSLVIYALPAHPHRRFGYANLVTAFRASLVSLTFATIICFESLATVELALWTLVGVVLFALALDGVDGYLARRYGQESSFGARFDMEVDALLILVLSLAATILDKAGHWVLLIGLMRYGFVALGWVWPRLNGELFPSFRRKLICVLQIAALCIILVPFVTPPFSTAIAAAALVALVYSFAVDIIFLLRQPAEA, from the coding sequence ATGGCAAGCGAGCCGGAACGGCTTGGCGGCGTTGATTTCGTCGGATCATGGGGCGTAAGCCGATCGGCTTTTGCCTCTCGTCTATTGGAACGGCGCGGCCTCCTGAACGATACGCTTGCTATCCTGTCCGGACTGCTTGCTGGTACGGGCGTCGTTGCGGTGCTTGCCTCCTTCGTTCTGCCTGTGGGATGGGATTTCGTCGCCTCCGTCATCGTGTCGCTCGCACTGATGTTTTCCCTGGTCATCTATGCTCTGCCGGCGCATCCGCATCGCCGCTTCGGATATGCCAATCTGGTGACGGCGTTCCGGGCCTCCCTCGTCAGTCTGACATTCGCAACCATCATCTGTTTCGAGAGTCTGGCGACCGTTGAGCTCGCTCTTTGGACGCTTGTCGGTGTGGTTCTCTTTGCCCTCGCCTTGGATGGCGTCGATGGATATCTCGCCCGTCGCTACGGCCAGGAATCGTCCTTCGGGGCCCGCTTCGACATGGAAGTCGACGCGCTCCTGATTCTGGTGCTCTCGCTGGCGGCAACCATCCTGGACAAGGCGGGGCATTGGGTGCTGCTGATCGGCCTCATGCGTTACGGCTTTGTAGCCCTAGGCTGGGTTTGGCCGCGCTTGAATGGCGAGCTTTTCCCGTCCTTCAGGCGCAAACTGATTTGTGTGCTTCAGATCGCGGCGCTCTGCATCATTCTGGTGCCATTCGTGACGCCGCCGTTTTCCACGGCAATCGCAGCGGCTGCCCTTGTCGCGCTTGTCTATTCCTTTGCCGTGGACATCATCTTCCTCCTGCGCCAGCCGGCCGAAGCATGA
- a CDS encoding sulfatase, whose protein sequence is MLKPATDIRPHLGVGLVSVIAWLAFTLPDHPDAIGWNAFLRLPLEWPLLMLLLLVVPRRLRKPSALLSGLLLLTILFLKIADIGTKSAFERPFNPYLDAKMLVDGWNLISGTVGTLTALTGVVTALLGLALVLVLFLAAARWLAAMPRPARSWLVIFLAAVTLFGGLATFMGTPRIEARIPTYLRTRLALIVKSVEDMHVFETELAKGEGPRAGARLFAGVEDMDVVFLFVESYGRSALEDPRYADTTRPRLASVQAEIQSAGLVSASAWATSPTVGGLSWLAHGTLLSGLWIDSQARYDRLMISSQPSLNRLFSEAGWKSVAAMPAITMDWPEAAYYGYRQTLAAADLEYRGKPFNWVTMPDQYTLAAFERLGRGPAHAAGEKVMAEIALISSHAPWTPVPTLVDWAEVGDGTIFNPQAESGDPPSVVWADPGRVRRQYIQTIDYSLETLGSYMARFGRDTVFVILGDHQPANIITGPNASRAVPIHVVSADRDLVESFEAHGFTAGMVPGAQTREWRMDEMRQVLIDRFSAP, encoded by the coding sequence ATGCTGAAGCCGGCAACCGACATTCGTCCCCATCTCGGCGTCGGGCTCGTATCGGTAATCGCCTGGCTGGCGTTTACCCTTCCGGATCATCCAGATGCCATCGGATGGAACGCCTTCTTGCGCCTGCCGCTCGAATGGCCGCTCTTGATGCTCCTCTTGCTTGTCGTGCCCCGGCGTCTGCGCAAGCCGAGCGCTCTTCTCAGTGGGCTTCTGCTTCTGACGATCCTGTTCCTGAAGATCGCGGACATTGGCACCAAGTCTGCATTCGAACGGCCGTTCAATCCCTATCTCGATGCCAAGATGCTGGTGGATGGCTGGAACCTGATATCCGGCACGGTCGGAACGCTCACGGCTCTGACCGGTGTGGTCACAGCACTTCTTGGTCTTGCGCTGGTCCTGGTCCTCTTCCTGGCGGCCGCGCGATGGCTTGCGGCAATGCCACGGCCAGCCCGCTCCTGGCTGGTGATATTCCTGGCAGCCGTCACGCTCTTTGGCGGCTTGGCGACCTTCATGGGCACGCCCAGGATCGAGGCGCGCATACCCACCTATCTCCGCACCCGGCTTGCACTCATCGTGAAGTCCGTCGAGGACATGCATGTCTTCGAAACGGAGCTGGCCAAGGGCGAGGGCCCGCGTGCGGGTGCAAGGCTGTTCGCCGGTGTCGAGGACATGGATGTCGTCTTCCTTTTCGTCGAGTCCTATGGGCGGTCGGCCCTGGAGGATCCGCGTTACGCCGACACGACACGGCCTCGTCTGGCAAGTGTCCAGGCGGAGATCCAAAGCGCGGGGCTGGTCTCGGCCAGCGCCTGGGCAACTTCACCCACCGTCGGCGGTCTGAGCTGGCTCGCCCACGGCACGCTCCTGTCGGGCCTCTGGATCGACAGTCAGGCCCGCTACGACCGGCTGATGATCAGCAGCCAGCCGAGCCTCAATCGCCTCTTCTCGGAAGCTGGCTGGAAGAGTGTCGCGGCCATGCCGGCGATCACCATGGACTGGCCGGAGGCGGCCTATTATGGCTACCGCCAGACCCTGGCTGCGGCCGATCTCGAATATCGCGGCAAACCGTTCAACTGGGTGACGATGCCGGACCAATACACGCTTGCGGCTTTCGAACGCCTCGGCCGTGGCCCGGCCCACGCAGCAGGGGAGAAGGTCATGGCGGAAATCGCGCTGATCTCCAGCCACGCGCCCTGGACCCCGGTCCCGACACTGGTCGACTGGGCGGAGGTCGGTGACGGCACGATCTTCAACCCGCAGGCGGAAAGCGGCGATCCGCCATCCGTGGTTTGGGCCGATCCGGGGCGTGTGCGGCGTCAGTACATCCAGACGATCGACTATTCGCTTGAGACGCTCGGCAGCTATATGGCGCGCTTCGGCCGTGACACTGTCTTCGTCATCCTGGGCGATCACCAGCCAGCCAACATCATCACCGGGCCGAATGCGTCACGCGCCGTACCGATCCATGTCGTCTCGGCCGACAGAGACCTTGTCGAGAGTTTCGAAGCCCATGGCTTCACGGCTGGCATGGTTCCGGGAGCGCAGACCCGCGAGTGGCGGATGGACGAGATGCGACAGGTGCTGATCGATCGTTTCAGCGCTCCCTGA
- a CDS encoding zinc-dependent alcohol dehydrogenase, whose amino-acid sequence MKLEANEQTVAEGEAASALWIVAPGLCQLREERIAEPSPTDVVVRTLYSGISRGTEALVFRGLVPESEFERMRGPHMEGTFPFPVKYGYAAVGQIEAGPSHLVGKEVFALFPHQDRFVLPAEQVTVLPDTLPAQRAVLAANMETALNIVWDAGIQPGDRVAVFGAGVVGSLVAYLASRIIGTETTIVDRDATRRELATALGLTFCEANALDGEFDVLVNATASAEALQQAIAHAGMEAKIIEASWYGDRVVPIPLGGAFHSRRLSLVSSQVGSIPAKRRARWTYARRMAKALELLFDPRLDRLISGETVFAELPATYARILSAQDTLCHRIRY is encoded by the coding sequence GTGAAGCTCGAAGCAAATGAACAGACCGTAGCCGAAGGGGAAGCAGCCTCCGCGCTGTGGATTGTAGCGCCTGGCCTCTGCCAGCTACGCGAGGAGCGGATTGCCGAGCCCTCACCGACCGACGTTGTCGTGCGTACGCTCTACAGCGGGATCAGTCGCGGGACGGAGGCACTTGTCTTTCGTGGCCTCGTGCCTGAAAGCGAGTTCGAGCGGATGCGCGGGCCGCATATGGAGGGTACCTTCCCCTTTCCGGTGAAGTACGGCTATGCGGCCGTCGGGCAGATCGAGGCGGGGCCTTCGCATCTCGTCGGCAAAGAGGTCTTTGCCCTTTTCCCGCATCAGGACAGGTTCGTTCTTCCCGCAGAACAGGTGACCGTCCTCCCTGACACGCTGCCAGCGCAGCGGGCAGTCCTCGCGGCCAATATGGAAACGGCGCTCAACATCGTCTGGGACGCCGGCATACAGCCGGGCGATCGCGTCGCGGTCTTCGGCGCCGGGGTGGTTGGTTCACTCGTCGCCTATCTTGCATCCCGTATCATCGGCACCGAAACGACCATCGTAGACCGCGATGCGACGCGGCGGGAGCTGGCAACCGCTCTCGGCCTGACGTTTTGCGAGGCGAACGCCCTCGATGGCGAATTCGACGTCCTGGTGAACGCGACCGCCTCGGCCGAGGCCTTGCAGCAGGCCATTGCCCATGCGGGCATGGAGGCAAAGATTATCGAGGCGAGCTGGTATGGGGACCGGGTGGTGCCGATCCCGCTTGGCGGCGCCTTCCATTCGCGCCGGCTCTCGCTGGTGAGTTCCCAGGTCGGGTCTATCCCGGCCAAGCGACGCGCGCGCTGGACCTATGCGCGGCGCATGGCAAAGGCGCTCGAACTGCTGTTCGACCCGCGCCTGGATCGCCTGATTTCCGGTGAAACTGTTTTTGCTGAACTGCCCGCCACTTATGCTCGTATCCTGTCCGCACAAGACACACTGTGCCATCGCATCCGCTACTGA